A stretch of the Vigna radiata var. radiata cultivar VC1973A chromosome 7, Vradiata_ver6, whole genome shotgun sequence genome encodes the following:
- the LOC106767987 gene encoding basic leucine zipper 43 isoform X1 produces the protein MECNEDDELHVAPYASLTQCFHYPSPTQKPIPTSTMETAEGHFPFFCSQLHLPSNTHDPIQIPLHKPSPNTSSNSNNNNNSDEAKALLDDRKKKRMFSNRESARRSRMRKKQQIEVLQYHVDHLQTLNHQLSQKIIYLLECNQQIHQQNSQLKEKVSSLQVVLSDLLVPAAGAEQPHHIPNGFPAEPSSTRPIASSRT, from the coding sequence ATGGAATGCAATGAAGATGATGAACTCCATGTAGCCCCTTATGCTTCCTTAACACAGTGCTTTCATTATCCTTCTCCTACCCAGAAACCTATCCCGACCTCAACAATGGAAACTGCTGAAGGCCACTTTCCATTTTTCTGCTCTCAATTGCACCTTCCAAGCAACACCCACGACCCAATTCAAATCCCACTCCATAAACCCTCTCCCAACACATCATCAAACAGTAACAACAATAACAATTCTGATGAAGCAAAGGCTCTCCTTGATgacagaaagaagaaaaggatgtTCTCCAACAGAGAATCTGCTCGCAGGTCTCGCATGCgaaagaaacaacaaattgaAGTCCTTCAGTATCACGTGGATCATCTGCAGACACTAAACCATCAACTCTCCCAAAAGATCATTTACTTGCTTGAATGTAACCAACAAATCCACCAACAGAATTCTCagctaaaagaaaaagtttccTCTCTTCAGGTAGTACTCTCTGACTTGTTGGTTCCTGCAGCAGGTGCAGAACAACCTCACCACATCCCTAATGGCTTCCCAGCCGAGCCTTCTTCAACTAGACCAATTGCAAGTTCCCGAACATAG
- the LOC106765370 gene encoding serine protease SPPA, chloroplastic produces the protein MSRARIAVHRFRCTYAALSSITSSSSAVTRFQFQCPQQHLTHASLPFHFHSRYSSSVPKQTLNGSVENYPSGDFDFKPLTGWKKFIVKLKMLTALPWHRLRYGTVLTIKLRGQVSDQLKSRFSRGLSLPQICDNFLKAAYDPRISGIYLHIDILNCGWAKVEEIRRHIFDFRKSGKFIVAYVPSCREKEYYIASACEEIYAPPSAYFSLFGLTVQAPFFRGVLENLGIEPEVERIGKYKSVGDQLTRRTMSEDHHEMLTSLLDNIYTHWLDKVSAARGKKREDIENFINKGVYQVETLKEEGFISDIVYEDEVITRLKERLQVKTNKNLPMVDYRKYSGVRKSTVGLSNGKDLIAIIRASGSIRRIESPLGARSSGIIGEKLIEKIRSIRDSNKYKAAIIRIDSPGGDALASDLMWREIRLLAASKPVIASMSDVAASGGYYMAMGAGVIVAESLTLTGSIGVVTGKLNLGKLYEKIGFNKEIISRGRYAELRAAEQRSLRPDEAELFSKSVQHAYKQFRDKAAFSRSMTVDKMEEVAQGRVWTGKDAASNGLIDAIGGLSRAVAIAKLKAGIPQDRQVTVVEVTRPSPSLPEILSGLGNSLVGVDRTLNELLQDLTFSNGVQARMDGIVFEKLEGYPYANPILALIKDYLSSL, from the exons ATGTCACGGGCTCGTATTGCCGTCCACCGCTTCCGCTGTACCTACGCCGCATTATCGTCGATCACCTCATCTTCATCTGCAGTTACACGCTTTCAGTTCCAATGTCCACAACAACATCTAACGCACGCATCCCTCCCCTTTCACTTCCACTCTCGTTATTCTTCATCTGTCCCCAAACAAACCTTGAACGGTAGCGTCGAAAATTATCCGAGTGGGGACTTTGATTTCAAGCCCCTCACTGGCTGGAAAAAATTCATCGTCAAGCTCAAGATGCTAACGGCCTTACCCTGGCACCGGCTTCGATACGGCACCGTTTTGACAATCAAGTTGCGCGGCCAG GTATCGGATCAGCTGAAGAGTAGGTTCTCTCGGGGATTATCTCTGCCTCAAATCTGTGATAATTTCTTGAAGGCAGCTTATGATCCTCGAATTTCCGGTATCTATCTCCacattgatattttaaattgcgGCTGGGCAAAGGTTGAAGAAATTCGAAGGCACATATTCGATTTCAGAAAGTCAG GAAAGTTTATTGTGGCTTATGTCCCTTCCTGTCgagaaaaagaatattatattgCAAGTGCGTGTGAAGAAATATATGCCCCTCCAAGTGCTTATTTTTCCTTGTTTGGATTGACTGTTCAGGCTCCATTCTTCAGAG GTGTTTTAGAGAATCTTGGAATTGAACCAGAAGTAGAACGGATTGGCAAGTACAAAAGTGTAGGAGATCAACTTACCCGTAGAACCATGTCTGAAGATCATCATGAGATGCTTACTTCATTGCTTGATAATATCTATACACATTGGCTGGACAAAGTCTCTGCTGCTAGAG gaaagaaaagagaagatatTGAGAACTTCATAAATAAAGGTGTTTATCAAGTAGAGACACTTAAAGAGGAGGGCTTCATATCAGACATAGTCTATGAGGATGAG GTTATTACTAGGTTGAAGGAGAGACTTcaagtaaaaacaaataaaaatctgCCTATGGTTGATTacag AAAATACTCCGGAGTTAGGAAATCAACTGTTGGACTATCAAATGGTAAAGATTTAATAGCCATCATCCGAGCTTCAGGGAGTATTCGTCGTATTGAGAGTCCACTAGGTGCCCGTAGCTCAGGTATCATTGGAGAGAAGTTAATTGAGAAAATACGCAGTATAAGAG ATTCAAATAAATACAAGGCTGCTATTATCCGAATTGACAGTCCAGGAGGGGATGCCCTTGCTTCTGATTT GATGTGGAGAGAAATCAGGCTTCTGGCTGCCTCAAAACCAGTCATTGCTTCAATGTCTGATGTGGCAGCAAGTGGAGGATACTACATGGCAATGGGAGCAGGAGTTATTGTGGCAGAAAGTCTTACCTTAACTGGCTCAATTGGAGTGGTCACAG GAAAGCTTAACCTTGGGAAACTCTATGAGAAGATTGGCTTCAACAAAGAAATCATATCAAGGGGTAGATATGCTGAGCTGCGGGCAGCTGAACAGCGTTCACTTAG ACCAGATGAAGCAGAGCTATTTTCCAAGTCTGTTCAGCATGCTTATAAACAATTTCGAGATAAAGCAGCCTTTTCCCGATCTATGACT GTAGACAAGATGGAAGAGGTTGCACAGGGGAGGGTTTGGACTGGCAAGGATGCAGCTTCTAATGGTTTAATTGATGCTATTGGTGGCCTTTCTCGAGCTGTTGCGATAGCAAAATTGAAGGCCGGTATACCTCAAGATAGACAG GTTACTGTTGTGGAGGTCACAAGACCCAGCCCTTCTCTGCCCGAGATTTTGAGTGGTCTAGGTAATTCTCTCGTTGGAGTAGACAGAACTTTAAATGAATTACTACAGGACTTGACATTTTCCAATGGAGTCCAAGCTCGGATGGACGGAATCGTGTTTGAGAAATTGGAAGGTTATCCATACGCCAACCCCATTTTGGCATTGATAAAAGATTATCTTAGTTCCCTTTAG